Within Thermus sp. CCB_US3_UF1, the genomic segment TCAAAGGCCTGGGCCAGGAGAAGGGCCCCGTAGGCTTCCTGGGCCGCCTGGTTCAGGGCCTTGCGGGCCTCGAGGGCCTCCCGCACCAGGCCGAAGAACTCGGCCACCAGGGCGTCCCGCTTCTTCTTCAGGAGGTCCACCCCCTTCTGCGCCAGGCGCAACTGGCCGCGCCGTTGCAGAAGGTTCATGCGGGTGGGGCTGACCTGGCTCATGCGCCCTCCTTAGTCCAGCGCCTGGGGTGCGCCCCAGATCTCCTCCAGCTTCTGCCCGTAGTACTTGCCGATGTGGTCCTTGGAAATCCGTTTCAGCTCGCCCTGAGGGAGCATGGAAAGCAGGGCCCAGGCGATCTGCAAGCTCTCTTCAATGGAACGGTTCTGCTGCCCCTGGTTGATGAAGTGCCGCTCAAAGGCGTCGGCGAACTGCAGGTAGCGGCGGTCGTTCTCCGTGAGGGCGTCCTCGCCGATGATGGCCACCAGCTTGCGGATGTCCACCCCGTTGGCGTAGGCGGAGTAGAGCTGGTCGGAAACCTGCTTGTGGTCCTCCCGGGTCTTGCCCTTGCCCACGCCGTTGTTCATCAAGCGGGAAAGGGAGGGCAGGGGGTCAATGGGGGGGTAGATGCCCTTGCGGTGGAGCTCCCGGGAAAGCTGGATCTGCCCCTCGGTGATGTACCCGGTGAGGTCAGGGATGGGGTGGGTGCGGTCGTCGTCGGGCATGGAGAGGATGGGGATCTGGGTGACGGAACCCTTCTTCCCCACCACCACCCCGGCCCGCTCGTAGATGGTGGCCAGGTCGGTGTACATGTACCCGGGGTAGCCGCGGCGGCCCGGGATCTCCTCACGGCTGGCCCCGATCTCCCGCAGGGCCTCGCAGTAGTTGGTCATGTCCGTGAGGATCACCAGCACGTGGTAGTCGTGCTCAAAGGCCAGGTACTCGGCCACGGTGAGGGCCATCCGGGGCGTGAGGATGCGCTCAATGGTGGGGTCGTCCGCCTTGTTGAGGAAGAGAACGGAGCGGCTTAGGGCCCCGGTGCGCTCAAACTCCTGGATGAAGTAGGAGAGCTCCCGCTGGGTGATGCCCATGGCGGCGAAGACCACGGCGAAGGGCTCTTCCTCCTCCCCTTCCCCGGAGAGGTCGGGGCGGACCGTGGCCTGCCGGGCGATCTGGGCGGCGATCTCGTTGGCCGGGAGGCCCGAGCCGGAGAAGATGGGGAGCTTCTGCCCCCGCACCAGGGTGTTCATCACGTCAATGGTGGAGATCCCGGTCTGGATGAACTGCTCCGGCTTCTTCCGGGCCACGGGGTTCAGGGGCAGGCCCACGATGGGCAGCCGCTTCTCCGGGGTGATGGGGGGCAGGCCGTCAATCGGCTTGCCGATGCCGTTAAAGCGGCGGCCCAGCATCTCCTTGGAAACCCCCAGCCGGGCCACATCCTCCACCAGGCTGACGCTGGTGGTGGCCAGGTCCAGGCCCGTGGTCTCCTCAAAGACCTGGATGACCGCGTACTCCTCGGAAACCTCAATCACCTGGCCGCCCCGCACCCGGCCGGAGCCGTCCTTGATGTCCACGATGGCCCCGTAGGCCAGGTCCTTGGCGTTCTCCACGAAGAGGAGCGGCCCGGAGATGTAGGTGATGCCGGTATATTCCTTCTTCAGAAGGTCCATCGTTCCTCCCCTTTACGCCAGGGCTTTGAAGGCCCCATCCATCTCCCGCATGGCCTCTTCCAGGTAACGGGGGAAGTCCTCCTCGCCCACGTAGCGGGCGCGGCCGATGCGCTCAATGACCGGAAGGGCCAGGATCTCGTCAATGGACACCCCCCGCCGGATGGCGGCCTCGGCCTCCTTGTAGAGGGTGAGGATCATCTTCATGATCCCGTAGGCCTTGGCCATGGAGCAGTAGGCGTCCACCTCGTGGTAGGCGTTCTGCTGCAGGAAGTCCTCGCGGATGATGCGCCCCACCTCAATGACCAGGCGCTCGGCGTCCTGAAGGGCGTCGGGACCCACCAGCTGGACGATCTCCTGCAGGCCGGCCTCCCGCTGCAGGAGCTCGGAGATGGCGTCCCGCAGCTCGGGGTAATCGGGAGCCACGTGTTCCCGGTACCAGGGGTCCAGGGCCCCGGTGAAGAGGGAGTAGGAACCATTCCAGTTGATAGCCGGGAAGTGGCGGCGGAAGGCCAGGGAGGCATCCAGCCGCCAGAAGGCCCCCACGATGCGCAGGGTGGACTGGGTCACGGGCTCGGACATGTCCCCACCCGGCGGGGAGACGGCGCCCACGATGGTCACCGCCCCCTCCTCCCCCCCTAGGGTGATGACCTTACCGGAGCGCTCGTAGAAGGCGGCCAGGCGGGCGGCCAGGTAGGGAGGGTAGCCCTCTTCCGCAGGCATCTCCTCCAAGCGGCTGGAGATCTCCCGCAGGGCCTCGGCCCAGCGGCTGGTGGAGTCGGCCATGAGGGCCACGGAGAAGCCTTGGTCGCGGAAGTACTCGGCGATGGTCACCCCCACGTAGATGCTGGCCTCGCGGGCGGCCACGGGCATGTTGGAGGTGTTGGCGATGAGCACCGTGCGGTGCATGAGGGGGCCGCCGGTCTTGGGGTCGGTGAGCTCGGGGAACTCCACCAAGACATCGGTCATCTCGTTGCCCCGCTCCCCGCAGCCCACGTAGACCACCACGTCGGCGTTGGACCACTTGGCCAGGGACTGCTGGGTCACGGTCTTGCCGCTCCCGAAGGGACCGGGAATGGCGGCGGTGCCGCCCATGGCCACGGGGAAGAGCACGTCCAGGATGCGCATCCCCGTGAGGAAGGGGGTGTTGGGGTCCAGCTTGCGCTGCACCGGACGGGCCCGGCGCACCGGCCAGGTGTGGTACATCTTGAGCTCGGTGCCGTCCTCCAGGATCACCACCGGCTCCTCCACCGTGTACTCCCCGGCGGGCTTGACCTCCTTCACCCGGCCCCGCACGTCCGGGGGCACCAGGATCTTGTGGGTGAAGGCGAACTCGGGCACGGTGCCGAGGACCATACCCCCCCGCACCTCATCCCCCGGCTTCACCCTGGGGGTCCAGGCCCACTTCTTCTCCCGGTCTAGGGCGTGGACCACCACGCCGCGGGTGATGTAGATCCCGGTCTTCTCCTGGATGCGCTCCAGGGGACGCTGGATGCCATCGTAGATCCCGTTGAGCATCCCCGGACCCAGCTCCACCGCCAAGGGCAGCCCCGTGGAAACCACGGGCTCCCCCACCTTGAGCCCGGAGGTGTCCTCGTAGACCTGGACGAAGGCGGTGTCCCCGTCCAGGCGGATGATCTCCCCCACCAGGCCCTCGTGGCCTACCTTGCAGATGTCGTACATGCGGGCCCCGGTCATGCCTTTGGCGATCACCGCCGGGCCCGCGATCTTCTCAATCACGCCCTGGATCATCTTCCCTCCATCCTACAGCTTGATGTCAAAGCCGATGGTGCGGCGCACCAACTCCCGCATGTAGCCTTCCACGTCGGGGTTTTGGAAGGCCTCCCTCAGGCCGGCGATGGGCAGCAGCACGGGGAGGTCCTTGCCCCGCATGAGCTTTTCCACCGCCTTCTCCGGTTCGGGCAGAAGCCCCCCATCCACGGCCACCAAGGCGTACCCCCCCGCCTGCACCAGGCGCTCCAGCACCGCCTTGGCCTCCTCTGGGGAGAGGGCGGCGTGGGCCTCGAGGCCCGCCAGCCCAAACCCCTGGGCCGCCTCCGGATCGGCGATCACCGCGATCTTCATGGGCAGACCACCTCCTCCTCCACCTGGGCCCGGGGAAGGCCGAAGTAGGCCCGCCGCGCCAGAAGCCTAAGGCGCATGGCCTCCCACTCCCGCTCTTTCACGTAGGCCAGGACCAAACCCGCCCCCAAGGGGTCGGCCGCCCCCTTCCGGGACTCCTTGAGGAGGGTGCAGCGGAGGCGCTTTTCCAGTTCCTTCAGGTCCCGCACCCCGGAAAGGCCGGCAAAGGGCGTGCCCGCAAGCTCGTCCAAGACCGCATAGTCCCCCTCCAGGAGCCTGGCGAAACGCACCCGGTCCACGAAACGCCCCCCGCGGATGAAGACCCCCTCCAGGGGCACCTCCTGTCCCTGAAGCTTGAAGGCGGTGCGCAGGTTCTCCGCGTCCACCTCGAGAGCCAGGTAGTCCCGCAGGGCAGGCTCCTCCAGGACCTTGGCCGCCTTGGCCACGCCCTCAAAAAAGCGCTTGGCCAAAAGGGCCTCCACCCGGGCCAGGTCCTGGGTTTCCCGCAGCACGCCCCTCAGGGCCCGGGCCAGGGGATGGCCGGGGACAGAGAGGACCTGGGCCACGCCCGCCGCATCCTGGGCCTCGTAGGCCTGCTGCCAGAGGCCCTCCTTGAGGGTGCCGGGCAGGAGGAGCACCTCGGCGAAGGGGCGGCCCGTGCCCTTGGCCCTGAGGATGGCCTGCAGGTTGGTGAGGTCGTTCCTTAGGAGCAGAAGCCGCACCGCCTCCCGGGCCTCCCCGCTTGCCAGCCGGGGCAGGTCCCCCACCAGCCTGGCCTGGGCGCGGCCAATGGCCTGGTCCACATCGGGTAGGGCCTGGCCCGAGAGCTCCTGTCCGTAGACGCTTTCGGAAAGGAGGCGCAGGAAATCGGGGAAGGAGAGGTCCATGGCCTCCTGGAAAAAGCTTTCCTTCAGGAGGGTACCCCTCCGGGCCCGCACCCGGGCGTTCAGGTAGCCGAAATCGTCCGCCATGGCCTAGCCCCAAAGCGCCTGGGCCACCTGGGAGGAAAGGGCATCCCAAGCCCGCTCCAGGCGGCTTTCCAGGGCGTTTTCCACCTGGGCCTTACCCCCCTTGCCGAGCACCCGCACCCCCAGGCGCAAAGCCGGGTCGGGGCGCAGCTCCAGGCCCCGTTCCCGGGCCAGGGGCTCCAGGTGGGGTAGGTTCTCGGGGTGGGAAACCAAGGCCTCGGGCTCCGCCAGGGCGGCCAAGGCCTCTTCCGAGAGCTTCCTCAGGACCTCCGGCCACTCGGGCTTGCCCGGGAGGGCCCCAAGGGCCTCCCGCGCCTTGGCCTTCACCTGGGCCAGCACCTCCCCCTTGGCCTCGGTGCGGGCGGTGGCCAAGAGGAGTTCCCCAGCGCTTTCCGCCCGGCGGATGGCCGCCTGGAACTGGGCCTCAAGGGCCCGCTTCTTGCCTGCCAGGAGGGCTTCCGCCTTGGCCTTGGCCTCGGAACGCAGGGCCTCGGCCTTGGCCTTGGCCTCGCCCAAGAGGCCCTGGATCTCCGCCTCCACCTCCTGGCTCAGGATGGCTTCCAGTTTGGACATCGTCCCTCCTTGGGAAAAGGCCCCGCCCCCATAGGGGCAGGGCCCAAGAAGCCCATTAGAGCTTGCCGTTCAGGATGAAGGCGATGAGCAGGCCGAAGATCACCAGGGTCTCGGGCAGGAGCAGGAAGATCA encodes:
- a CDS encoding V-type ATP synthase subunit B, with product MDLLKKEYTGITYISGPLLFVENAKDLAYGAIVDIKDGSGRVRGGQVIEVSEEYAVIQVFEETTGLDLATTSVSLVEDVARLGVSKEMLGRRFNGIGKPIDGLPPITPEKRLPIVGLPLNPVARKKPEQFIQTGISTIDVMNTLVRGQKLPIFSGSGLPANEIAAQIARQATVRPDLSGEGEEEEPFAVVFAAMGITQRELSYFIQEFERTGALSRSVLFLNKADDPTIERILTPRMALTVAEYLAFEHDYHVLVILTDMTNYCEALREIGASREEIPGRRGYPGYMYTDLATIYERAGVVVGKKGSVTQIPILSMPDDDRTHPIPDLTGYITEGQIQLSRELHRKGIYPPIDPLPSLSRLMNNGVGKGKTREDHKQVSDQLYSAYANGVDIRKLVAIIGEDALTENDRRYLQFADAFERHFINQGQQNRSIEESLQIAWALLSMLPQGELKRISKDHIGKYYGQKLEEIWGAPQALD
- a CDS encoding V-type ATP synthase subunit A → MIQGVIEKIAGPAVIAKGMTGARMYDICKVGHEGLVGEIIRLDGDTAFVQVYEDTSGLKVGEPVVSTGLPLAVELGPGMLNGIYDGIQRPLERIQEKTGIYITRGVVVHALDREKKWAWTPRVKPGDEVRGGMVLGTVPEFAFTHKILVPPDVRGRVKEVKPAGEYTVEEPVVILEDGTELKMYHTWPVRRARPVQRKLDPNTPFLTGMRILDVLFPVAMGGTAAIPGPFGSGKTVTQQSLAKWSNADVVVYVGCGERGNEMTDVLVEFPELTDPKTGGPLMHRTVLIANTSNMPVAAREASIYVGVTIAEYFRDQGFSVALMADSTSRWAEALREISSRLEEMPAEEGYPPYLAARLAAFYERSGKVITLGGEEGAVTIVGAVSPPGGDMSEPVTQSTLRIVGAFWRLDASLAFRRHFPAINWNGSYSLFTGALDPWYREHVAPDYPELRDAISELLQREAGLQEIVQLVGPDALQDAERLVIEVGRIIREDFLQQNAYHEVDAYCSMAKAYGIMKMILTLYKEAEAAIRRGVSIDEILALPVIERIGRARYVGEEDFPRYLEEAMREMDGAFKALA
- a CDS encoding V-type ATP synthase subunit F; this translates as MAVIADPEAAQGFGLAGLEAHAALSPEEAKAVLERLVQAGGYALVAVDGGLLPEPEKAVEKLMRGKDLPVLLPIAGLREAFQNPDVEGYMRELVRRTIGFDIKL
- a CDS encoding V-type ATPase subunit encodes the protein MADDFGYLNARVRARRGTLLKESFFQEAMDLSFPDFLRLLSESVYGQELSGQALPDVDQAIGRAQARLVGDLPRLASGEAREAVRLLLLRNDLTNLQAILRAKGTGRPFAEVLLLPGTLKEGLWQQAYEAQDAAGVAQVLSVPGHPLARALRGVLRETQDLARVEALLAKRFFEGVAKAAKVLEEPALRDYLALEVDAENLRTAFKLQGQEVPLEGVFIRGGRFVDRVRFARLLEGDYAVLDELAGTPFAGLSGVRDLKELEKRLRCTLLKESRKGAADPLGAGLVLAYVKEREWEAMRLRLLARRAYFGLPRAQVEEEVVCP
- a CDS encoding V-type ATP synthase subunit E, with translation MSKLEAILSQEVEAEIQGLLGEAKAKAEALRSEAKAKAEALLAGKKRALEAQFQAAIRRAESAGELLLATARTEAKGEVLAQVKAKAREALGALPGKPEWPEVLRKLSEEALAALAEPEALVSHPENLPHLEPLARERGLELRPDPALRLGVRVLGKGGKAQVENALESRLERAWDALSSQVAQALWG